The Gemmatimonadota bacterium genome includes a region encoding these proteins:
- a CDS encoding N-6 DNA methylase → MTKANSEQKSTGSHYTPPALAAFVAKEMLKLWQPPEKTRNINVFDPALGDGELLLAVLKNLQEMDVPLSVSGYETNQSEMLFAKERIKDQFPKVATEFHNRDFLAQSADCSSQPDLFQSRRPEQFDLVISNPPYVRTQVMGAKKSQDLARQFGLAGRVDLYYAFIIAIAQYIHPEGILGIIVSNRFMTTRSGETVRAKIKEMYDIEHIWDLGDTKLFEAAVLPAVLMLKPKTSAKPSITAKFTSIYTSDPVKKARNCESPIEALRRSGYVKTKSNEYFNILKGELDSGRGPKDIWRISTKESREWLSRVCRNTAATFKDLGKIRVGVKTTADRVFIRSDWDDMPLDKRPELLKDLTTHHIGNPYRSEPPKSKILYPHTILGGKRCAVNLASYPKSKAYLEEHRNQLEGRKYVIESGRKWYEIWVPQDPKAWKKAKIVFRDIAEHPTFWLDLNGTVVNGDCYWISCSEENELTWLALAVGNSSFIECFYDHSFNNKLYAGRRRFMTQYVEQFPLPRIDSASASQLIEMSKQTFECTSDKKTELMHTVDKLVWKAFGFSDKEIRG, encoded by the coding sequence ATGACAAAAGCCAATTCAGAACAAAAATCAACGGGATCGCATTACACGCCTCCTGCTCTGGCAGCATTCGTTGCAAAAGAAATGCTGAAATTATGGCAACCGCCAGAAAAGACACGCAACATCAATGTATTTGATCCCGCTCTTGGTGATGGTGAATTATTACTTGCTGTTCTGAAAAATTTACAAGAAATGGATGTGCCTCTATCCGTAAGCGGATACGAAACCAATCAGTCCGAAATGCTTTTTGCTAAAGAAAGAATAAAGGACCAGTTTCCAAAAGTTGCTACTGAGTTCCACAATCGGGATTTTCTCGCTCAATCAGCGGACTGTTCCTCTCAGCCTGACCTTTTCCAAAGCCGACGACCAGAGCAGTTCGATCTCGTAATCTCAAATCCACCTTATGTGAGAACTCAGGTAATGGGAGCAAAAAAGTCCCAAGACCTAGCTCGTCAATTCGGACTGGCAGGAAGGGTGGATCTCTATTATGCATTTATTATTGCGATAGCTCAATACATTCATCCGGAGGGCATTCTTGGAATAATCGTATCTAATCGATTCATGACGACAAGGTCTGGGGAAACTGTAAGAGCCAAAATTAAAGAAATGTATGATATTGAACATATTTGGGATCTTGGCGACACAAAACTTTTTGAGGCGGCTGTGCTTCCAGCGGTCCTGATGCTAAAACCAAAAACCTCTGCAAAGCCTTCAATCACTGCCAAATTCACTTCAATTTACACATCTGATCCCGTCAAAAAAGCGCGCAATTGCGAGAGCCCAATCGAAGCCCTTCGGCGCAGCGGGTATGTCAAAACAAAATCTAATGAATACTTCAATATTTTGAAGGGAGAATTGGATTCAGGGCGAGGACCAAAGGATATATGGCGGATCTCTACAAAGGAAAGTAGAGAATGGCTAAGTAGAGTTTGCAGGAACACCGCCGCCACATTCAAGGATCTTGGCAAAATTAGAGTAGGCGTTAAAACCACCGCGGATCGCGTATTCATAAGATCAGATTGGGATGACATGCCTTTGGATAAACGACCGGAATTGCTAAAAGATTTAACAACCCATCACATTGGAAATCCGTACAGGTCAGAGCCTCCAAAAAGCAAGATCCTTTATCCTCACACCATTCTTGGGGGAAAGCGTTGTGCAGTCAACCTGGCAAGTTATCCAAAATCGAAAGCCTATCTCGAAGAACACAGAAATCAGCTTGAGGGCAGGAAGTATGTCATTGAGTCAGGAAGAAAATGGTATGAAATATGGGTACCTCAAGATCCAAAAGCCTGGAAAAAAGCCAAAATCGTTTTTAGGGATATAGCTGAACATCCAACATTTTGGCTGGACCTGAATGGCACCGTAGTAAACGGCGACTGCTATTGGATTTCATGCTCTGAAGAAAACGAACTTACCTGGCTGGCTCTTGCTGTAGGCAACTCCTCGTTCATAGAGTGCTTTTATGATCACAGTTTCAACAATAAATTATATGCCGGAAGAAGACGATTCATGACGCAATATGTTGAGCAGTTCCCTCTTCCAAGAATAGATTCGGCGTCAGCAAGCCAACTTATCGAAATGTCAAAACAGACTTTTGAATGCACATCCGACAAAAAAACAGAACTTATGCACACAGTTGATAAATTGGTTTGGAAAGCATTTGGCTTCTCAGATAAAGAAATCCGAGGGTAG
- a CDS encoding leucine-rich repeat domain-containing protein: MQNRISITFIFIALALTVHPLPTKHIFARAEDSEVHIPDVNLRAVILQTINTKSEAPPDAIITQAEMSTLTGLSASNALEASNAKISDLTGLEYATGLKRLVLSSNNISDITPLSGLNNLTDLELDHNSISDITPLSGLTSLTQLRLDTNTISDITPLSGLKNLTDLHLSNNLISNIAPLSGLTNLRVLHLDTNTISDITPLSQLNNLTDLRLYNNSISDLAPLSKLTNLTRINLDDNSISDLTPLSKLTNLTWINLDNNSISDLTPLSQLNNLKALSLYSNRISNITPLSGVKNLADLRLDNNNISDITPLSELNGLIRLYLSDNSISDLTPLSGLHGLTDLHLDNNSISNLIPLSKLTNLRVLSLYNNTIFDLTSLSELKSLGELDISHNSISNLTPLSKLTNLADLRLDSNNISDLTPLSELNILTWLGLSHNSILDITPLSKLTNLTRINLDNNSVSDITPLSELYILTWLGLSHNSISDLAPLSGLNLLIGVDLSDNSISSLTTLSGLKNLADLRLDNNNISDITSLSKLTGLKGLRLYNNKISDLSPLVANPGLVNGDGVDMGNNPLSATSLNTHIPALKARGVTVEIYSKVDE; the protein is encoded by the coding sequence ATGCAGAATCGCATCTCAATAACTTTTATTTTTATCGCGCTTGCGTTGACAGTTCACCCTCTGCCTACTAAACATATTTTTGCCCGGGCAGAAGATAGTGAGGTGCATATCCCGGATGTCAACCTGCGAGCGGTGATTCTGCAAACGATAAATACAAAGAGCGAGGCCCCCCCAGACGCGATAATCACGCAGGCAGAAATGTCAACCTTAACTGGCCTTTCTGCATCGAATGCGCTTGAGGCATCAAATGCGAAGATCAGTGATTTGACCGGGCTGGAGTATGCAACCGGTCTAAAACGGCTGGTTCTCAGCAGTAACAACATTTCTGACATTACACCGCTATCTGGATTGAACAACCTGACAGACCTGGAGCTTGACCACAATAGTATCTCGGACATTACACCGCTATCTGGATTAACCAGTCTGACACAGCTACGTCTTGACACCAACACCATCTCGGACATCACGCCACTATCTGGCCTAAAAAATCTGACAGATCTGCATCTTAGTAACAACCTCATCTCAAACATCGCACCATTATCTGGATTGACCAATCTAAGAGTATTGCATCTTGACACCAACACCATCTCAGACATCACACCACTATCCCAATTGAACAACCTGACAGACCTGCGGCTCTACAACAACAGTATCTCAGACCTCGCGCCCCTATCTAAATTGACCAACCTGACACGGATAAATCTTGACGACAACAGCATCTCAGACCTCACGCCACTATCTAAATTGACCAACCTGACATGGATAAATCTTGACAACAACAGTATCTCAGACCTCACGCCACTATCCCAACTGAACAACCTGAAAGCACTATCTCTTTACAGCAACCGCATCTCGAACATTACACCATTATCTGGCGTAAAAAATCTGGCAGACCTGCGGCTTGACAACAATAATATCTCGGATATTACACCACTATCTGAGTTAAATGGTCTGATACGGCTATATCTCTCCGACAACAGTATCTCAGACCTCACGCCACTATCTGGCCTACATGGTCTGACAGACCTGCATCTTGACAACAACAGCATCTCGAACCTTATACCACTATCTAAATTGACCAACCTGAGGGTGCTATCCCTTTACAATAACACGATTTTTGATCTCACATCGCTGTCTGAGTTAAAAAGCCTGGGAGAACTGGATATTTCTCACAACAGCATCTCGAACCTTACGCCACTATCTAAATTGACCAATCTGGCAGACCTGCGGCTTGACAGCAATAACATCTCGGATCTCACGCCATTATCCGAGTTAAATATCTTGACGTGGCTGGGACTATCCCACAACAGCATCTTAGACATCACACCCCTATCTAAATTGACCAACCTGACACGAATAAATCTTGACAACAACAGCGTCTCAGACATCACACCGCTATCTGAGTTATACATCTTGACATGGCTGGGACTATCCCACAACAGCATCTCGGATCTCGCACCACTATCTGGTTTAAACCTTCTAATAGGGGTGGATCTTTCCGACAACAGCATCTCGAGCCTCACAACATTATCTGGTCTAAAAAATCTGGCAGATCTGCGGCTTGACAACAACAACATCTCGGACATTACATCACTATCTAAATTAACCGGTCTGAAAGGGCTACGTCTTTACAACAACAAAATTTCGGATCTTTCGCCTCTGGTTGCAAACCCGGGATTGGTCAATGGAGACGGAGTTGATATGGGTAATAATCCTTTGAGTGCCACATCACTCAATACACACATTCCTGCTCTGAAAGCCAGAGGGGTTACGGTAGAGATATATTCAAAAGTGGATGAATAA
- a CDS encoding restriction endonuclease, giving the protein MVYPNKNAIKRSGLTIYDHIPTERPDLYIASKKLEKILKESLIGISLSGLALRTRSKVVKTDVCKAIGYPVPGSFKRTQPRFPGQNFDVYIQKSNNLQIWNEELDASRRYVIVRVDEDNRIGNVRVIAGAELAKLDRTGTLTQKYQAALDVGAEACELVSREDAIPAERIGQESSARLIDPTEDPSLRSLIPIQTLFGILKCTIGMEIDYVGMDQERNRGSLLHEVVAKLLGYPGYADKGTFPDIPHQLLEIKLQTSRTIDLGLVTPDSLQALDYPALDGNIVIRHCDVRYALFYGELTGNRVMITNFYMTTGRDFFSRFRRFEGRVLNKKLQIPLPSDFFI; this is encoded by the coding sequence ATGGTCTATCCCAATAAGAATGCTATTAAAAGAAGCGGTCTCACGATTTATGACCATATTCCTACAGAAAGACCAGATCTATATATTGCAAGCAAGAAGCTCGAAAAAATACTGAAAGAGAGTCTGATTGGCATTTCTCTCAGTGGCCTTGCGTTACGGACCAGATCAAAAGTCGTTAAGACTGACGTATGTAAAGCAATAGGTTATCCAGTACCTGGGTCTTTCAAGAGGACACAGCCGCGGTTCCCTGGACAGAACTTTGATGTATATATTCAGAAGTCGAATAACCTGCAGATTTGGAACGAGGAACTGGACGCATCGCGCAGGTACGTCATTGTGCGGGTAGATGAGGACAATCGGATAGGAAATGTCAGAGTGATTGCTGGTGCAGAACTCGCGAAACTGGACAGGACGGGCACATTGACTCAAAAATACCAGGCTGCTCTCGATGTTGGTGCCGAGGCATGCGAGTTGGTATCAAGGGAGGATGCAATACCAGCGGAACGCATTGGGCAGGAATCGTCGGCGCGTCTCATTGATCCGACAGAAGATCCGTCATTGCGTTCGCTTATTCCCATTCAAACACTCTTTGGAATTCTAAAATGCACGATTGGGATGGAAATTGACTATGTGGGAATGGATCAAGAGAGAAATCGCGGATCATTACTGCACGAGGTTGTCGCGAAGCTATTGGGCTATCCTGGATATGCAGACAAGGGCACATTTCCGGACATTCCGCATCAACTTTTAGAAATTAAACTTCAGACTTCGCGGACCATAGATTTGGGTCTTGTGACACCCGACAGCTTACAGGCACTTGACTATCCAGCTTTGGATGGCAATATCGTTATTCGGCACTGTGATGTTAGATACGCTCTGTTTTATGGTGAACTGACGGGAAATCGCGTGATGATTACGAACTTTTATATGACCACTGGGAGAGACTTTTTTTCAAGATTCAGACGTTTTGAAGGCAGAGTTTTGAACAAAAAACTGCAAATACCGCTACCCTCGGATTTCTTTATCTGA
- a CDS encoding sugar phosphate isomerase/epimerase, which translates to MKLSLTSVMLPRWDLETTFKKLEKHGYEGIELRCRYNPEDPNAELFYWGRHLTDVSPDNILDKAAQIRDLSNQTGVRVCTLASNFTYDKIEIIEKIFKGARAIDSDNPPLIRVGAQSHDRQAPYIPQFLKARASFADLVEMARDYGVKIIYEIHVGTIAVSASRTIALLENLDPNHIGAIWDVPNMIRVGLEDSKMGLELLGPYLAHVHIGNATPVQTERDETGSMQWEWNFSDLREGMADIPQIIQDLKDVGYRGYISLEEFGPGDDEEKISSQGNYLKSLIN; encoded by the coding sequence ATGAAACTTTCACTCACCTCTGTCATGCTTCCCCGATGGGATTTGGAAACCACATTCAAAAAATTGGAAAAACACGGTTACGAAGGCATTGAACTCCGCTGCCGATACAATCCCGAAGACCCCAATGCCGAATTGTTCTATTGGGGACGCCACCTCACGGATGTCAGCCCAGACAATATCCTGGACAAGGCAGCGCAGATACGCGACCTCTCAAACCAAACCGGCGTGCGCGTTTGCACCCTCGCATCCAATTTCACTTATGATAAGATCGAAATCATCGAAAAAATATTCAAAGGCGCGCGTGCAATCGACTCCGATAACCCACCCCTCATTCGCGTTGGTGCCCAGAGCCACGACCGCCAGGCGCCCTATATTCCCCAATTCCTCAAAGCGCGCGCGAGTTTTGCCGACCTGGTCGAAATGGCACGCGATTACGGCGTCAAAATCATCTATGAAATTCACGTTGGCACCATCGCTGTGAGCGCATCTCGCACCATCGCCCTCTTAGAAAACCTCGATCCCAATCACATCGGTGCCATCTGGGATGTGCCCAACATGATCCGCGTGGGACTTGAAGACAGCAAAATGGGCCTCGAACTACTCGGCCCGTATCTCGCCCATGTACACATCGGCAATGCCACACCCGTGCAAACCGAGCGCGACGAGACCGGAAGCATGCAATGGGAATGGAATTTTAGCGACCTGCGAGAAGGCATGGCAGATATTCCCCAAATTATCCAGGACCTCAAAGACGTCGGATATCGGGGTTATATCTCACTTGAAGAATTTGGTCCCGGCGATGACGAAGAAAAAATCAGTTCCCAGGGCAACTATTTGAAATCCCTCATCAATTAA
- the polX gene encoding DNA polymerase/3'-5' exonuclease PolX, which translates to MDNKDIAAALEEMTTLMELNGDNAFRIRSYVNAARQIELLRKPASDLSVRGELESVRGIGAKMAANIAILIDTGQLPGMGDLRSALPEGLLEMIEVPGLGAKRVRSIYEQLGIADVDALAKACEAGEVEKLRGFGKKTAESILRGVSYLQQHRGRFLSRTAQDEAEALRAYLSDQPGVIRLSVAGSVRRCMETSKDVDIVASAKDGGALAGAFVAYPGVAEVTGQGETKVSVVLDSGMRADLRIVPDAAFPYALHHFTGSKEHNTAMRQRAKDRGMQLNEYGLFKGDENAVCADEKALFGALGLHYIPPELREGRDEIDRAEQGSLPELVAQSDLKGTLHVHTTYSDGRHSVEDMARAAKVLGYAYIGICDHSKAAAYANGLNEDRVRLQWDEIDRVNDAVEGIRVLKGIEVDILSDGGLDFDDELLSAFDLVVASVHSKFSMTEKEATDRLIRAVQNPHVDILGHPSGRLLLSREGYPLNMKAVIDAAAEARTAIEINANPARLELDWRFLSYAREKGVQIPINTDAHSVEGLQDMCFGLGIARKGGLTADDVFNALSVEDFLAALGG; encoded by the coding sequence ATGGATAATAAAGATATTGCCGCGGCTTTGGAAGAGATGACTACGCTGATGGAATTGAATGGCGATAATGCGTTTCGCATTCGGTCTTATGTCAATGCAGCGCGGCAGATTGAGTTGTTGCGGAAGCCCGCTTCGGATTTGAGCGTGCGCGGTGAATTGGAATCTGTGCGCGGTATTGGCGCGAAGATGGCGGCAAATATCGCAATCCTTATTGATACGGGGCAGTTGCCGGGTATGGGCGATTTGCGTTCCGCGCTGCCCGAGGGGTTGTTGGAGATGATTGAGGTGCCCGGTTTGGGGGCGAAACGGGTGCGGTCTATTTACGAGCAGTTGGGTATTGCCGATGTGGATGCGCTGGCAAAAGCATGCGAGGCGGGTGAGGTCGAAAAGTTGCGCGGGTTTGGGAAGAAGACCGCTGAGAGTATTTTGCGCGGGGTGTCTTATTTGCAGCAACACCGCGGGCGTTTTTTGAGCCGCACGGCGCAGGATGAAGCAGAGGCTTTGCGCGCTTATCTGTCAGATCAACCGGGGGTGATTCGCCTATCGGTGGCGGGCAGTGTGCGGCGATGTATGGAGACGAGTAAGGATGTGGATATTGTTGCGAGCGCGAAAGACGGGGGCGCACTTGCCGGGGCTTTTGTCGCGTATCCCGGTGTGGCAGAGGTTACGGGGCAGGGTGAGACAAAGGTAAGTGTTGTGCTGGATTCGGGTATGCGCGCGGATTTGAGGATTGTGCCGGATGCGGCGTTTCCCTATGCATTGCACCATTTTACTGGGAGTAAAGAACACAATACCGCGATGCGGCAACGGGCAAAAGACCGGGGTATGCAGCTCAATGAATACGGATTGTTCAAGGGGGATGAAAACGCGGTTTGTGCCGATGAGAAAGCGTTGTTTGGTGCGTTGGGTTTGCATTATATTCCGCCCGAGTTGCGCGAGGGACGAGATGAGATTGATCGCGCAGAACAAGGATCGTTGCCGGAGTTGGTCGCGCAATCCGATTTGAAGGGTACGCTTCATGTGCATACGACGTATAGCGATGGAAGGCATAGTGTGGAGGATATGGCGCGGGCGGCAAAGGTGCTGGGTTATGCGTATATCGGTATTTGCGATCACAGCAAGGCCGCGGCTTATGCCAATGGGTTGAATGAAGATCGCGTGCGGTTGCAGTGGGATGAGATTGATCGCGTCAACGATGCGGTGGAGGGTATTCGGGTGTTGAAGGGTATTGAGGTTGATATTTTGAGCGATGGGGGGTTGGATTTTGACGATGAACTTTTATCCGCGTTTGATCTGGTAGTCGCGTCTGTGCATTCGAAGTTTTCAATGACTGAAAAAGAGGCTACAGATCGGTTGATTCGCGCTGTTCAGAATCCCCATGTCGATATTTTGGGGCATCCGTCAGGTCGTTTGTTATTGTCTCGTGAGGGCTATCCGCTCAATATGAAGGCGGTGATTGACGCTGCGGCCGAGGCGCGTACGGCAATTGAGATCAATGCCAATCCCGCGCGTTTGGAGTTGGATTGGCGATTTTTATCTTATGCGCGAGAGAAGGGCGTGCAAATCCCGATTAATACAGATGCCCATAGTGTGGAAGGGCTGCAAGATATGTGCTTTGGGTTGGGGATTGCCAGAAAGGGTGGTTTGACGGCTGATGATGTGTTCAACGCACTTTCTGTAGAGGATTTTTTGGCTGCGCTTGGAGGATAG
- a CDS encoding sulfatase, with the protein MSERPNILFIMTDDHASHAMSCYGSRINETPNLDRIAEGGMRFNNCFCTNSICAPSRAVILTGTYNHINGVTTLRTNLDGRQVTFPKLLQAAGYQTAMVGKWHLGHGGHNDPTGFDYWNVLPGQGAYHNPMMYDMGKEVHYEGYTTDIITDLALDWLKDRDKNKPFMLMYHHKAPHRPWEPDDKHADMYEDINIPEPETLWDDYSNRATAASQAEMRVNRDLNPRDLKQPVPEGLTPEEDMKWKYQRYIKDYLRCVASVDDNVGRVLDYLDEEELTDNTIVVYTSDQGFYLGDHGWYDKRFMYEESLRMPFLIRYPKEIKAGSVCDDMILNVDFASTFLDYAGINIPSHFQGHSMRPLLNGDRPAYWRASMYYRYWMHLNGHNIYAHYGVRTHRHKLIYYYADGCGQE; encoded by the coding sequence ATGAGTGAAAGACCCAATATTCTATTTATCATGACCGATGATCACGCATCGCATGCCATGAGTTGTTATGGCAGTCGGATTAACGAAACGCCCAATCTGGACCGCATCGCTGAAGGCGGCATGCGCTTTAACAACTGCTTTTGCACCAACTCGATCTGCGCGCCGAGCCGGGCAGTAATCTTGACCGGCACGTACAATCACATCAACGGCGTCACCACATTGCGCACAAACCTGGACGGCCGACAGGTCACATTTCCCAAACTCCTGCAAGCCGCGGGATATCAAACCGCAATGGTGGGCAAATGGCATCTCGGACACGGCGGGCACAATGACCCCACCGGATTTGACTACTGGAACGTACTGCCCGGACAAGGCGCATATCACAACCCCATGATGTACGACATGGGCAAAGAAGTTCACTACGAGGGATATACCACAGACATCATAACCGACCTCGCACTGGACTGGCTAAAAGACCGCGACAAAAACAAACCATTCATGCTCATGTATCACCACAAAGCGCCCCATCGCCCCTGGGAGCCAGATGACAAACACGCGGACATGTACGAAGACATCAACATCCCCGAACCCGAAACACTGTGGGACGACTACAGCAACCGCGCCACAGCCGCATCGCAGGCTGAAATGCGCGTCAACCGCGACCTGAACCCCCGCGACCTGAAACAGCCCGTACCCGAAGGCTTGACCCCCGAAGAAGACATGAAATGGAAATACCAGCGCTACATCAAAGACTACTTGCGCTGCGTAGCATCCGTCGATGACAATGTCGGCCGCGTATTGGACTACCTGGACGAAGAAGAACTAACCGACAACACCATCGTCGTCTATACATCGGACCAGGGCTTTTACCTGGGCGACCACGGCTGGTACGACAAGCGATTCATGTACGAAGAATCCCTCCGCATGCCATTCCTCATCCGGTATCCCAAAGAAATCAAAGCGGGAAGTGTCTGCGACGACATGATCCTCAACGTAGATTTCGCATCCACATTCCTGGACTACGCCGGAATAAATATCCCCAGCCATTTTCAGGGACACAGCATGCGCCCCCTGTTAAATGGCGACCGACCCGCCTACTGGCGCGCCTCAATGTATTACCGGTATTGGATGCACCTCAACGGACACAATATCTACGCACACTACGGAGTCAGAACGCATCGGCACAAACTCATCTACTATTACGCCGACGGATGTGGACAAGAAG
- a CDS encoding Gfo/Idh/MocA family oxidoreductase, with amino-acid sequence MNQTTKIAIVGLGRIGWRFHFQQALSSDQFEITAVVDPLPERLSEARAAADCETHTDFESLWSCPLPDVVAIATPTTLHEDMTIRALNEGCHVILEKPMTTSLASADRMIAQAQKNNRRIFLYQPHRLTPETQTAREIIQSGMLGPIYFIHRGVYRYVRRNDWQSLRKNGGGMLNNYGAHYLDQLIYLSDDSAITEVDCKRWAIATRGDADDVVKAWVKKESGQLLDVHINQATAHIMPLWHICGKYGTAIREDNVFKVRYYDPAEAPLLNIVEGAAPERSYDNKDRLPWREEDIPITRDKQRDFYANIYDVIVNNATPYIRIEESRELMRVMDLCRQSAKF; translated from the coding sequence ATGAACCAAACCACAAAAATCGCCATCGTCGGACTGGGGCGCATCGGCTGGCGTTTTCACTTCCAGCAAGCCCTCTCATCCGACCAATTTGAAATCACCGCTGTTGTCGATCCCCTGCCCGAACGATTATCCGAAGCACGCGCAGCAGCGGATTGTGAAACCCACACCGATTTTGAATCTCTCTGGTCCTGCCCATTGCCCGACGTAGTCGCCATTGCCACGCCGACCACATTGCACGAAGACATGACCATTCGCGCCCTCAACGAAGGTTGTCACGTCATCCTCGAAAAACCCATGACCACCTCCCTCGCCTCGGCAGATCGCATGATCGCCCAGGCCCAAAAAAATAACCGCCGCATCTTTCTTTATCAACCCCACCGCCTCACACCCGAAACGCAAACCGCGCGAGAAATTATTCAAAGCGGCATGCTGGGACCTATCTACTTCATACACCGGGGCGTATATCGCTATGTGCGCCGAAACGACTGGCAGAGCTTGCGGAAAAACGGCGGCGGCATGCTCAACAACTACGGCGCGCATTACCTCGACCAACTCATCTATCTCTCCGACGACTCGGCAATCACAGAAGTCGATTGCAAACGCTGGGCAATTGCCACCCGGGGGGATGCCGACGACGTAGTCAAAGCCTGGGTGAAAAAAGAATCTGGACAACTCTTAGACGTGCATATCAATCAGGCCACTGCCCATATCATGCCCCTCTGGCATATCTGTGGAAAATACGGCACAGCCATTCGCGAGGACAACGTATTCAAAGTACGATATTACGACCCCGCAGAAGCGCCCCTGCTAAACATCGTCGAAGGCGCAGCACCCGAACGCAGCTACGACAATAAGGACCGATTGCCCTGGCGGGAAGAAGACATCCCCATTACCCGGGACAAACAGCGCGACTTCTACGCCAACATCTACGACGTAATCGTCAACAACGCCACGCCCTATATTCGCATAGAAGAATCGCGCGAACTCATGCGCGTCATGGACTTATGCCGCCAAAGTGCCAAATTCTGA